A single Brevundimonas sp. SL130 DNA region contains:
- a CDS encoding BolA family protein, with protein MPMSVETLRQHLVEAFPDAEIAIDDLAGDGDHYRARIVSSAFEGMPRVRQHQLVYAALKGQMGGELHALALETAAPPKEG; from the coding sequence ATGCCCATGTCCGTCGAAACGCTGCGCCAGCATCTGGTCGAGGCCTTTCCCGACGCCGAGATCGCCATCGACGATCTGGCCGGAGACGGCGACCATTATCGCGCCCGCATCGTCTCCAGCGCCTTCGAAGGCATGCCGCGCGTGCGCCAGCACCAGCTGGTCTATGCGGCGCTGAAGGGACAGATGGGCGGCGAGTTGCACGCCCTGGCGCTGGAAACCGCCGCGCCGCCCAAGGAGGGCTAA
- a CDS encoding GNAT family N-acetyltransferase, producing MNAEILTTERLVLTPVAVSDLDSLIALWSDEEFTRHITGRAMTSEEVWFRLLRDLGQWNVAGYGSWTVRLATDGAYLGNVSILDHRRLIDPPLTEPELGWGLSPAFQGRGFALEAVQAVLGWADVRLAAVRTVCMIAPENLASIRLAERVGYSPYATTTYKDSAVQLFERPKKA from the coding sequence GTGAACGCTGAGATTCTGACGACCGAGAGGCTGGTGCTGACGCCGGTCGCCGTGAGTGATCTGGACTCTCTGATCGCCCTATGGAGCGACGAAGAATTCACCCGTCACATCACTGGTCGAGCGATGACCAGCGAAGAAGTCTGGTTTCGACTGCTGAGAGACCTGGGCCAATGGAACGTCGCCGGCTACGGCAGCTGGACCGTCCGTTTGGCGACCGACGGCGCCTATCTGGGCAATGTCTCGATCCTGGATCATCGGCGGCTGATCGATCCTCCCCTGACTGAACCCGAGCTGGGCTGGGGCCTCTCACCCGCCTTCCAAGGCCGAGGTTTCGCCCTCGAGGCCGTGCAGGCGGTTCTGGGCTGGGCCGACGTGCGCCTGGCGGCCGTCCGAACCGTCTGCATGATCGCCCCGGAGAACCTCGCCTCCATTCGGCTGGCGGAACGGGTCGGCTACAGCCCCTATGCGACGACGACCTACAAGGACAGCGCGGTTCAGCTGTTTGAACGGCCGAAAAAGGCGTAG
- the radC gene encoding RadC family protein translates to MPDDLTPAPKAKPRHSGHRDRLRERAAKGGLGALPDYELLELLLFRSVPYKDTKPLAKDLLARFGGLEGIGAASHEAIENQVARSLGYVAGKATRAVALDLQLIFDVTRRIAREPTAKRPVISSWTALLAYVRVALQHEPREQVRVLYLDKKNQLILDEVQNRGTVDHAPLYPREIVRRALELSASALILVHNHPSGDPTPSRADIEMTKQVVQAGRALNVEVHDHLVVGRDGVASFKQLGLM, encoded by the coding sequence ATGCCGGACGATCTGACACCCGCGCCTAAAGCCAAGCCGCGTCATAGCGGCCATCGTGATCGGCTGCGCGAGCGGGCGGCCAAGGGGGGCTTGGGCGCCCTGCCCGACTATGAGTTGCTGGAGTTGCTGCTGTTCCGCAGCGTTCCGTACAAGGACACCAAGCCGTTGGCCAAGGACCTGCTGGCGCGATTTGGCGGGCTGGAGGGGATCGGGGCGGCCAGCCATGAGGCCATTGAGAATCAGGTGGCGCGGTCGCTGGGCTATGTCGCCGGCAAGGCCACCCGGGCGGTGGCGCTGGACTTACAGCTGATCTTCGACGTGACGCGGCGGATCGCGCGTGAGCCGACAGCCAAAAGACCCGTCATCTCCTCTTGGACGGCGCTCCTGGCCTATGTTCGCGTCGCCCTGCAACACGAGCCCCGCGAGCAGGTTCGCGTCCTGTATCTGGACAAAAAGAATCAACTGATTCTGGACGAGGTGCAGAACCGCGGCACGGTCGATCACGCGCCCCTCTATCCCCGCGAAATCGTGCGCCGCGCGCTGGAGCTTTCGGCCAGCGCCCTGATCCTGGTGCACAACCACCCGTCCGGCGATCCGACCCCCAGCCGCGCCGACATCGAGATGACGAAACAGGTTGTGCAGGCCGGCCGAGCCCTTAACGTCGAGGTTCACGACCATCTGGTCGTCGGCCGCGACGGGGTGGCCAGCTTCAAGCAACTGGGCCTGATGTGA
- the map gene encoding type I methionyl aminopeptidase, whose amino-acid sequence MYETPELETDALVRSSAIRIHKAEDFEGMRKAGRLVAEALDMITAHVKPGVLTSTIDDLVREFTLDNGGLPACLGYKGYEKTVCTSINHVVCHGIPGDRALKDGDIVNIDHTVIVDGWHGDSSRMYAVGEINARAKKLIDVTYQSLDLGLAQIKPGNTFGDIGFAIQKFVEAQRMSVVRDFCGHGIGRIFHDSPNVLHYGRKGEGAVLKTGMFFTVEPMVNLGKPHVKVLSDGWTAVTRDKSLSAQCEHTIGVTEDGLEIFTASPAGLFRPN is encoded by the coding sequence ATGTACGAAACGCCCGAACTGGAAACCGACGCCCTGGTCCGCTCCAGCGCCATCCGCATTCATAAGGCGGAGGACTTCGAAGGCATGCGCAAGGCCGGCCGTCTGGTCGCCGAAGCGCTGGACATGATCACCGCCCATGTGAAGCCAGGCGTGCTGACCAGCACCATCGACGATCTGGTCCGCGAGTTCACCCTCGACAACGGCGGCCTGCCCGCCTGCCTGGGGTACAAGGGCTATGAGAAGACCGTCTGCACCTCGATCAACCACGTCGTCTGCCACGGTATTCCCGGCGACCGGGCGCTGAAGGACGGCGACATCGTCAATATCGACCACACCGTCATCGTCGACGGGTGGCACGGCGATTCCAGCCGCATGTATGCGGTCGGCGAGATCAACGCCCGCGCCAAGAAGCTGATCGACGTCACCTATCAGTCGCTGGATCTGGGTCTGGCGCAGATCAAGCCGGGCAACACCTTCGGCGACATCGGCTTCGCCATTCAGAAGTTCGTCGAGGCCCAGCGCATGAGCGTGGTCCGCGACTTCTGCGGCCATGGCATCGGCCGCATCTTCCACGACAGCCCCAATGTCCTGCACTACGGCCGCAAGGGCGAGGGGGCGGTGCTGAAGACCGGCATGTTCTTCACCGTCGAACCCATGGTGAACCTGGGCAAGCCGCACGTGAAGGTTCTGTCCGACGGCTGGACCGCCGTGACCCGCGACAAGTCCCTGTCGGCCCAGTGCGAACACACGATCGGGGTGACGGAAGACGGGTTGGAAATCTTCACCGCATCACCCGCCGGACTGTTCCGCCCGAACTGA
- a CDS encoding OmpP1/FadL family transporter codes for MTPRNFARAGGLALTTALLAGVAAPAMAGSFYVQEQSTRGQGRANSGEGADKGVQSLWWNPAAIAGTERQVYVGMHGLVLDSDVDDTGSSLTYNIPGVGSTTETVNGDPHVHNVVESGIIPNFAVAMPIGDRFNIGLAVQAPFNFTTKYEPTDFARYDALTSELRSANVSLVAAMTVTDWLDIGAGFDAQYAKATLSSALPNVAIPGVFASTYAVSPSTDGRNQLEGDGWDYGWNAGAQMHFGKLDLGLSYRSKIEHELEGEVNISGLTGILAAANVSADGVASFNTPWYATVAARYAVNDRLTLNAQVNQIGWSEFDAIRVTYGTSGSSTIVQDYDDVTTGAIGFDYKIDPTMTVRAGLGYDPTPTPDDHRTARIPDGDRFLYSAGLSKTVGDMTFDGAVTYIDIDTATINDTRDVYGNGLVISNLSGEAKGYGVGFSMGATWNF; via the coding sequence ATGACTCCCAGGAATTTCGCTCGCGCGGGCGGCCTTGCGCTGACGACCGCTCTGTTGGCCGGCGTCGCCGCTCCGGCCATGGCCGGCTCCTTCTATGTTCAGGAACAATCGACCCGCGGCCAGGGCCGCGCCAACTCGGGCGAAGGCGCCGACAAGGGCGTGCAGTCGCTGTGGTGGAACCCCGCCGCCATCGCCGGAACCGAGCGCCAGGTCTATGTCGGGATGCACGGCCTGGTCCTGGACTCCGATGTCGACGACACGGGCTCCAGCCTGACCTACAATATCCCCGGCGTCGGCTCGACGACCGAGACCGTGAACGGCGACCCGCACGTCCACAACGTGGTCGAGAGCGGCATCATCCCTAACTTCGCCGTCGCCATGCCCATTGGTGATCGCTTCAACATTGGCCTGGCCGTCCAGGCGCCGTTCAATTTCACGACCAAGTACGAGCCCACCGACTTCGCCCGCTACGACGCCCTGACGTCGGAACTGCGCTCCGCCAACGTCAGCCTGGTCGCGGCCATGACGGTCACCGACTGGCTGGATATCGGCGCCGGCTTTGACGCCCAGTACGCCAAGGCGACCCTGAGCTCGGCCCTGCCGAATGTCGCGATCCCCGGCGTCTTCGCATCGACCTACGCCGTCTCGCCCAGCACCGACGGCCGCAACCAGCTGGAAGGCGACGGCTGGGACTATGGCTGGAACGCCGGCGCGCAGATGCATTTCGGCAAGCTGGACCTGGGTCTGTCCTATCGTTCCAAGATCGAGCACGAGCTGGAAGGTGAAGTGAACATCTCAGGCCTGACCGGGATTCTGGCCGCCGCCAATGTTTCGGCTGACGGCGTGGCCTCGTTCAACACCCCCTGGTATGCGACGGTCGCGGCCCGCTACGCCGTCAACGACCGCCTGACCCTGAACGCCCAGGTCAACCAGATCGGCTGGAGCGAGTTCGACGCCATCCGCGTGACCTACGGAACCTCCGGCTCCTCGACCATCGTGCAGGATTATGACGACGTCACCACCGGCGCGATCGGCTTCGATTACAAGATCGATCCGACCATGACGGTGCGCGCCGGCCTGGGCTATGATCCGACCCCGACGCCGGATGATCACCGCACCGCTCGTATCCCGGACGGCGACCGGTTCCTGTACTCGGCCGGCCTGTCGAAGACGGTGGGCGACATGACCTTCGACGGCGCGGTGACCTATATCGACATCGATACGGCGACGATCAACGACACGCGCGACGTCTATGGCAACGGCCTGGTCATCTCCAACCTGAGCGGCGAGGCCAAGGGCTATGGCGTCGGCTTCTCGATGGGCGCGACCTGGAACTTCTAA
- a CDS encoding HlyD family secretion protein has product MTDTAPAPAPAAPEPRKRVLWAVVAAIVAVFAVGLVLYAWQLPPFTGHVQRTDNAYVRGQVTIISPQVSGYVVQVPVQDFQTVQPGQLLTQVDDRTYRQKLEQAVASLHSAEAALSNSTQSQASARGTVAQQRASIAAAQAALTKAQADADRARTLKAGGWVSQSNVDIAVASLRSAQAQLAQAQAAEGVAQTGVTSAVVNRDSLAASVENARAAVRLAQIDLANTRITAPRPGRLGEIGVRQGQYVTAGTQLMGLVPDVVWVTANMKETQMRDIRIGQPVQITVDALGGQTLRGRVERIAPAAGSEFSVIRADNATGNFTKVAQRIPVRIRIEPGQAGMDRLAPGMSVVARVDTGG; this is encoded by the coding sequence ATGACCGACACAGCCCCTGCCCCCGCTCCTGCCGCGCCTGAACCCCGCAAACGCGTCCTCTGGGCCGTGGTGGCGGCCATCGTCGCGGTCTTCGCCGTCGGCCTGGTGCTCTATGCTTGGCAGTTACCGCCCTTCACCGGCCATGTTCAGCGCACCGACAACGCCTATGTGCGCGGCCAGGTGACGATCATCAGCCCCCAGGTCAGCGGCTATGTGGTCCAGGTCCCGGTTCAAGACTTCCAGACGGTGCAACCAGGCCAACTACTGACCCAGGTCGACGACCGCACCTATCGCCAGAAGCTGGAGCAGGCTGTGGCGTCGCTTCATTCGGCCGAGGCGGCCCTGTCCAACTCGACTCAGAGCCAGGCCTCGGCCCGCGGCACGGTGGCCCAACAACGCGCCTCGATCGCCGCCGCCCAGGCCGCCCTGACCAAGGCCCAGGCCGACGCCGACCGGGCCCGCACCCTGAAGGCCGGCGGCTGGGTGTCGCAATCCAATGTGGACATCGCCGTCGCGTCCCTGCGCAGCGCCCAGGCCCAGTTGGCCCAGGCCCAAGCCGCCGAGGGCGTGGCCCAGACCGGCGTCACCTCCGCCGTGGTCAACCGCGACAGTCTGGCCGCCTCCGTCGAGAACGCCCGCGCCGCCGTTCGCCTGGCCCAGATCGACCTGGCCAACACCCGGATCACCGCCCCCCGCCCCGGTCGCCTGGGCGAGATAGGCGTGCGCCAGGGCCAATATGTCACCGCCGGCACCCAGCTGATGGGTCTGGTCCCCGACGTCGTCTGGGTCACGGCCAATATGAAGGAGACCCAGATGCGCGACATCCGCATCGGCCAACCGGTCCAGATCACTGTCGATGCTCTAGGCGGCCAGACCCTGCGCGGCCGCGTCGAACGCATCGCCCCCGCCGCCGGCAGCGAATTCAGTGTCATCCGCGCGGACAACGCCACCGGCAACTTCACCAAGGTCGCCCAGCGGATTCCCGTGCGGATCAGGATCGAGCCCGGTCAGGCGGGCATGGACCGGCTGGCGCCGGGCATGTCGGTGGTGGCCAGGGTGGATACGGGCGGCTGA
- a CDS encoding MFS transporter, with the protein MARRPDHNWHLPWDQYVATLKPHELPTLPGSPATPDLSGWLRVQYALTGVLVALVGSLGSAAVIANLSNLQGELGVTSTESAWLPVVFVMTNACMNLILFKFRQQYGLRLFTQICLTAFVVTCAAHLVVDNYESTLFVRAVAGMAAAGLSSLGFLYMIQAFPAAHRLKGLVIGIGLSSFATPIARLIMPDLLQLDGWRAFYTFELGMALLAWAAVQVLRLPPSERLKLFEPLDFLTFALFAPGVALLAAVLGLGRIVWWTEAAWIGWALAGSILLLTAALMIEYDRRNPLINVRWLTGPDILRLFGAILLIRITLSEQTSGAVGFLSIVGLGPDQLHGLFLVIFVAMVAGMAVSALTLNLTKLNKPIAIALGLIAVGALMDSQATILTRPAQLYVSQALIAFASAMFVGPALLIGVGKVLQQGARNIISFIVMFSLLQNLGGLAGSALVGTIQVVREKFHSNQLSADITSLDPQVVLRMHQLSGAYASTLTDPALLNAEGPILLARQVTQQANILAYNDVFLIIAGIAGLGCAWVTVVHLRPRIRARRQARHNARLTAAPTPDAATVAAAAD; encoded by the coding sequence ATGGCCCGACGCCCCGATCACAACTGGCATCTGCCGTGGGACCAGTATGTCGCCACGCTGAAGCCGCACGAACTGCCCACCCTGCCCGGTTCGCCGGCCACGCCCGACCTCTCGGGCTGGCTCCGGGTCCAGTACGCCCTGACTGGGGTGCTGGTGGCCCTGGTCGGCAGCCTGGGCAGCGCCGCCGTGATCGCCAATCTCAGCAATCTTCAGGGCGAGTTGGGCGTCACCTCCACCGAGTCGGCCTGGCTGCCGGTCGTCTTCGTCATGACCAACGCCTGCATGAACCTGATCCTGTTCAAGTTCCGCCAGCAGTACGGCCTGCGCCTGTTCACCCAGATCTGCCTGACCGCCTTCGTCGTCACCTGCGCCGCCCACCTGGTGGTCGACAACTATGAGTCCACCCTGTTCGTCCGCGCGGTGGCCGGCATGGCGGCGGCGGGTCTGTCCAGCCTGGGCTTTCTCTATATGATCCAGGCCTTCCCGGCGGCCCACCGGCTGAAGGGGCTGGTGATCGGCATCGGCCTGTCCAGTTTCGCCACCCCCATCGCCCGGCTGATCATGCCCGACCTGCTTCAGCTGGACGGCTGGCGCGCCTTCTACACCTTCGAGCTGGGCATGGCGCTTCTGGCCTGGGCGGCCGTCCAGGTGTTGCGGCTGCCCCCCTCAGAGCGTCTGAAACTGTTCGAGCCGCTGGACTTCCTCACCTTCGCACTGTTCGCGCCGGGCGTAGCCCTGCTGGCCGCCGTGCTTGGGCTCGGACGGATCGTCTGGTGGACTGAAGCCGCCTGGATCGGGTGGGCCCTGGCGGGATCGATCCTGCTTCTGACCGCCGCCCTGATGATCGAATATGATCGCCGCAATCCGCTGATCAATGTCCGCTGGCTGACGGGCCCGGACATCCTGCGCCTGTTCGGCGCCATCCTGTTGATCCGCATCACCCTGTCCGAACAGACCTCGGGCGCGGTCGGTTTTCTCAGCATCGTGGGACTGGGGCCGGACCAGCTTCATGGCCTGTTCCTGGTCATTTTCGTAGCCATGGTCGCCGGCATGGCGGTCAGCGCCCTGACCCTGAACCTGACCAAGCTGAACAAGCCCATCGCCATCGCCCTCGGCCTCATCGCCGTCGGCGCCCTGATGGACAGCCAAGCCACGATCCTGACCCGCCCAGCCCAGCTCTATGTCAGCCAGGCCCTGATCGCCTTCGCCTCGGCCATGTTCGTCGGCCCGGCCCTGCTGATCGGCGTCGGCAAGGTGCTGCAACAGGGCGCGCGCAACATCATTAGCTTCATCGTCATGTTCAGCCTGCTTCAGAACCTGGGCGGCCTGGCCGGCAGCGCCCTGGTCGGCACGATCCAGGTGGTGCGCGAGAAATTCCATTCGAACCAGCTGTCCGCCGACATCACCAGCCTGGACCCTCAGGTCGTGCTGCGGATGCACCAGCTGTCCGGCGCCTACGCCTCCACCCTCACCGACCCGGCTTTGCTGAACGCCGAGGGCCCGATCCTGCTGGCGCGCCAGGTGACGCAGCAGGCCAATATCCTGGCCTACAACGACGTCTTCCTGATCATCGCCGGCATCGCCGGCCTGGGCTGCGCCTGGGTCACGGTGGTCCACCTGCGTCCGCGCATCCGCGCCCGCCGCCAGGCGCGACACAACGCTCGCCTAACCGCCGCCCCCACGCCGGACGCCGCAACCGTCGCCGCCGCAGCCGACTGA
- a CDS encoding TetR/AcrR family transcriptional regulator: MSRTPPKPLRKDVIHNRAALLEAARAVFADQGLDAPLDLIAEKAGVGRGTLYRHFADRTELAMAVLEADVTDLGRRTAEQGEAPEVFFWFLDRLADQMIRNAGMAGMVRNVRSPDALTPLRQSLMEAGAASLARAQAAGLVREDLRPMDIRLIATLLGAGFQGADEAERQAVSQRTRVLILDGLRPRSAVS, encoded by the coding sequence ATGTCGCGCACCCCTCCCAAACCCCTCCGCAAGGACGTCATCCACAACCGCGCCGCCCTGCTCGAAGCCGCGCGCGCCGTTTTCGCCGACCAGGGACTGGACGCGCCCTTGGACCTGATCGCCGAAAAGGCCGGGGTCGGGCGCGGCACCCTGTACCGTCATTTCGCCGATCGCACCGAACTGGCCATGGCCGTGCTCGAGGCCGATGTGACCGACCTGGGCCGCCGCACCGCCGAACAGGGCGAGGCGCCGGAGGTCTTCTTCTGGTTTCTGGATCGACTCGCCGACCAGATGATACGTAACGCCGGTATGGCGGGCATGGTCCGGAACGTCAGGTCGCCCGATGCGCTCACACCCCTGCGGCAGAGCTTGATGGAGGCGGGCGCCGCGTCCCTGGCGCGGGCCCAGGCGGCGGGTCTGGTGCGGGAGGATTTGCGGCCGATGGATATTCGCCTGATCGCCACCCTGCTGGGGGCCGGCTTCCAGGGCGCTGACGAGGCCGAACGTCAGGCGGTGTCGCAGCGCACCCGCGTCCTCATCCTTGACGGGCTGCGGCCCCGGTCTGCGGTGTCCTGA
- a CDS encoding GNAT family N-acetyltransferase, with the protein MSEIAFRAATLDDVAALHPLIERAYRGETAKAGWTHEADLLVDTRTSAEELSALIADPDRVILLAHRDAALIGCVQVARVGDDRTYLGLLTVEPSLQASGLGRLLLAAAETEAVARFAARRMEMTVIHRRAELIAWYQRRGYAPTGETRPFPVDPPRPELEFVVLEKGL; encoded by the coding sequence GTGAGCGAGATCGCCTTCCGCGCGGCGACCCTCGACGACGTCGCCGCCCTCCATCCCCTGATCGAACGCGCCTATCGCGGCGAGACGGCCAAGGCCGGCTGGACGCACGAGGCGGACCTGCTGGTCGACACCCGCACCAGCGCCGAAGAATTGTCGGCCCTGATCGCCGATCCCGACCGCGTCATCCTGCTGGCCCATCGGGACGCCGCCCTGATCGGCTGCGTCCAGGTCGCCCGCGTCGGCGACGACCGGACCTATCTCGGCCTGCTGACCGTCGAGCCCAGCCTGCAAGCCTCCGGCCTGGGCCGCCTTCTCCTCGCCGCAGCCGAGACCGAGGCCGTCGCCCGTTTCGCCGCCCGCCGGATGGAGATGACCGTCATCCACCGCCGCGCTGAACTGATCGCCTGGTACCAACGGCGAGGCTACGCTCCCACCGGCGAAACCCGCCCCTTCCCCGTCGATCCACCCCGGCCGGAGCTGGAGTTCGTGGTGTTGGAGAAGGGGCTGTAA
- a CDS encoding S46 family peptidase, with protein MRLAILASAAVVAFAAGSARAEEGMWTYDNFPIARANQALGTDIDQAFLDRVRLSSVKFGGCSAGVISGQGLVMTNNHCVATCVANLSTPQVNYAETGFTPKSREEELKCPGATAEILTDISDVTERMHKAGAGLEGQAFTQARDAEAGRIESQACGNDPKIRCQVVSLYRGGQFKLYKYRKYSDVRLAWAPEDRAATFGGDLDNFSFPRFAIDAAFIRLYEDGKPVETPTHFTWNPNKPTQGEAVFISGNPGSTQRLLTQDQLTTIRDVVLPLDQLIASELRGRLIRYSEEGEEQAFIAMDPIVGLENTYKRGRGRMAALIDPAFMATKAAQETDFRARAAGSGVDPWSTLSTVQPVARELYPSMALLEGGTGLGTTSVAGGSQLFAYARTLVRGAQERAKPSDQRLPEFADSRLSGVESRLFAERPTYPELEQIRLEWWLSKTREWLTVDNPSVRTLLGKESPEGLSARVVAGTTLADPAVRRALWTGGLAAVQASTDPMIRYALAIDADARAVRDAWETRVQAPTDRASEQLAAARFAAYGDAVYPDATGTLRLTYGQVEGSDVPGQRFAAFTTFAGLWDRATGAEPFAVAPKLLAAKDRIDPNAVMDMAVSTDTIGGSSGSPAINAKGEIIGANFDSTVLTQRNAYGYDRAVNRSVIVTTQAVTVALRDVYGMDHLVRELGVSR; from the coding sequence ATGCGCCTCGCCATTCTCGCCTCCGCCGCCGTCGTCGCCTTCGCCGCCGGCTCCGCCCGCGCTGAAGAAGGCATGTGGACCTACGACAACTTCCCCATCGCCCGCGCCAATCAGGCGCTGGGAACCGACATCGACCAGGCCTTCCTGGACCGTGTCCGCCTGTCGTCGGTAAAGTTCGGGGGCTGTTCGGCCGGCGTGATCTCGGGCCAGGGCCTGGTCATGACCAACAACCACTGCGTCGCCACCTGCGTCGCCAACCTGTCCACGCCCCAGGTCAACTACGCCGAGACCGGCTTCACGCCGAAGTCGCGCGAGGAGGAGCTGAAATGCCCCGGCGCCACCGCCGAAATCCTGACCGACATCAGCGATGTGACCGAGCGGATGCACAAGGCCGGCGCCGGTCTTGAAGGCCAGGCCTTCACCCAGGCTCGCGACGCCGAGGCCGGCCGGATCGAAAGCCAAGCCTGCGGAAACGACCCCAAGATCCGCTGCCAGGTCGTCAGCCTGTACCGGGGCGGTCAGTTCAAACTCTACAAGTACCGCAAATATTCCGACGTCCGCCTGGCCTGGGCGCCCGAGGATCGCGCCGCCACCTTCGGCGGCGATCTGGACAATTTCTCCTTCCCCCGCTTCGCCATCGATGCCGCCTTCATCCGCCTGTACGAGGACGGAAAGCCGGTCGAGACCCCGACCCATTTCACCTGGAACCCGAACAAGCCGACGCAGGGCGAGGCCGTCTTCATCTCCGGCAACCCCGGCTCGACCCAGCGCCTGCTGACCCAGGACCAACTGACCACCATCCGCGACGTGGTCCTGCCTCTGGATCAACTGATCGCCTCCGAGCTGCGCGGCCGGCTGATCCGCTATTCCGAAGAGGGCGAGGAGCAGGCCTTCATCGCCATGGACCCCATCGTGGGTCTTGAGAACACCTACAAGCGCGGGCGCGGCCGGATGGCCGCCCTGATCGATCCGGCTTTCATGGCCACCAAGGCCGCGCAGGAAACCGACTTCCGCGCCCGCGCCGCCGGGTCCGGCGTCGATCCCTGGTCCACGCTCAGCACGGTCCAGCCGGTCGCCCGTGAACTCTATCCCTCCATGGCCCTGCTGGAAGGCGGCACAGGCCTGGGCACGACCTCGGTCGCCGGCGGGTCGCAGCTGTTCGCCTATGCCCGCACCCTGGTGCGCGGCGCCCAGGAGCGGGCCAAGCCGTCTGACCAGCGCCTGCCCGAGTTCGCCGACAGCCGCCTGTCGGGCGTCGAATCTCGCCTGTTCGCCGAACGCCCCACCTATCCAGAGCTGGAGCAGATCCGTCTGGAGTGGTGGTTGTCCAAGACGCGCGAATGGCTGACGGTCGACAACCCCTCGGTCCGCACCCTGCTGGGCAAGGAAAGTCCCGAAGGCCTGTCGGCCCGCGTCGTCGCCGGCACGACCCTGGCCGACCCGGCCGTGCGCCGCGCCCTGTGGACCGGCGGTCTGGCCGCCGTCCAGGCCTCGACCGATCCGATGATCCGCTATGCCCTGGCCATCGACGCCGACGCCCGCGCCGTCCGCGACGCCTGGGAGACGCGGGTCCAGGCCCCGACCGACCGCGCCTCGGAACAGTTGGCCGCCGCCCGCTTCGCCGCCTATGGCGACGCCGTCTATCCTGACGCCACCGGCACCCTGCGCCTGACCTACGGCCAGGTCGAAGGCTCGGACGTTCCCGGCCAGCGGTTCGCCGCCTTCACCACCTTCGCCGGCCTGTGGGACCGCGCCACCGGGGCCGAGCCCTTCGCCGTCGCGCCCAAATTGCTGGCGGCGAAAGACCGGATCGACCCGAACGCCGTCATGGACATGGCCGTCTCGACCGACACCATCGGCGGCTCGTCGGGTTCGCCCGCCATCAACGCCAAGGGTGAGATCATCGGCGCCAATTTCGACTCCACCGTCCTGACCCAGCGCAACGCCTATGGCTACGACCGCGCCGTCAACCGCAGCGTCATCGTCACCACCCAAGCCGTCACGGTGGCCCTGCGCGACGTCTACGGCATGGATCATCTGGTGCGGGAGTTGGGCGTTTCCCGGTGA